GCACGATTAAAGAGTCTCACATCAAGTCACAAACAATCTATGGCAAAGGCTACACCACAGCGCACCACCAAGTTGGCATACGTTGAGAGTGTGGCTAAAGCACCGCGAGGTGTAGGCAAACCAGGGCAGGTACTCCAATTTTCCCCtaaatttgtacttttcaGTTCTCTTACGTTTTGTTGTACGTTGTAAGTCTTGATATCCGTTTCCTCCGAGGGCCTAATTAATCACGTTGAAATATGTAAAGGTTAAACAAGGTGCAtctgctgtgctggccagcaTGACGAACGCAAAGTCTGGAGCTCGTCCATTTGAAGCCTCAGCTAATCATGCCGGAAACGGAAGCACTGCCGTGGCCGAAGTAGTCAAAATGGGTGGGTCTGCTCCGCGATCTTCTAGCTCGTCTACCGCATGTAAGATTTAATAACAAGTTCATAACATTATTTGCAAATTAATATAACATATTGTGTTCACTTTTAGCTGCGGCCAAGAAACCGAAGGTAGCACCCTTAATGCAGAAGACTCTCAAAGCCTTGAAAAATCGTTATCGTCGATAAGTCATTTTTTAGATTCTTTGAAGCAGAATTTTCAAATGCCAGAACTGATTATTATTCAAAGAAATTGGTGTGAACGACTTGGTACAGATTTCATCATTTTGCTCGagtcgaaaaacaaaactgtcatgtGACTGTGTTATACATGTTTGAGGATACCCCTTTTGTCTTCTTTCAATTGTGCGTGCGCGTGTAAAAATTAACCGAGCGTCGAAGAGATTTTATAGCCACCCACCACTCCCTCTAATTATCAAGGTATAGGGTGCTTTACTGTAGCAAGACATAAAGAAATACATGAACTTTTCATCGGATCGAATTCAAGCTTTTAATCCAATATACTGTGTTCGatgaatttctatttttttaaaaagacaccCAAAAGTcggaaaataaaggaatattCACAAGTCTTTAATCGGAGGCGGCGATGCAGACCAAACTATCCCGGTTACCTCGACCAAGATGGACAATTTTCGCGGGTGACGCAACCTGGTAAGAAGCTAACTCTTGCTGTTGTAGTTGTGACGCTGGTGTCAAACTGGACGTGGACGGATGTGCGACATTCCACACGCGAATGTTACCATCTGCACTGTAAGAACAGAGAACATGTTCGGAAATCCAAACCAATCCGTGAACGACATATTGATGGCCATTATAATCATGAAGAATACGCCCAGCTGCAACATCCCAAACTATCACACGATGGTCTTCacctaaacaaaaatgttatttaagATATAACTACGAAATATCGATATAATTATAATTACCAGCTGATGCCAACAACGTTCCACAAGGGCTGAAAGCAACGGATAATACTGTGCCGCAATGGCCAACTAAGATTCGAACAGTTTTTCCTTCAGCAACATTCCACATACGAACACAACTATCAGCTGAGCCTGTGGCCAAATACAACCCATTTGGATGGAAGGTCACACACTATGAAAAGGttcaaaaattagttttacaTGGATAACTTGTAATTggggaaaaagtttttttttacgtcaaCATCGGCAGTATGACCGGCTAGAATTCGTAAAGGGTATGTACGATCAAACATCCAGATTTTGGCTGTTCGATCTTGCGATGCAGAAGCGAAAAATTGTCCATTTTGAGATATGTTCACGTCCCACACAGGGTAAGTGTGTCCTCGGTATACAAACACATTTTCCATGGAAGAGATCTCCCAAAGCCTTAGAGTTGTATCGTCACTACAACTTAGCACGTGGCTATTAGTAGGGGTAAACTGTGTGGCATAGACTGAACCGGAATGCCCCAAGCAAACTGAGACAGAAGAGTCCGATTCTGTTGGAAGCGGTGCagaagttgctgggtgataaatGCTGATGGCGCAGGCTTCCGAGAGGTCTAATCGAGTGAGATCAGATTTGGAGGGTGACCGAAGTTTTTTAACATCCCAGATAGCAACGGAGGAATCTTGAAATCCACAAGAGAGATAGTTTTCACAAGGTGATGCCGAAGCTGCACTCATTTTTCTTTGCCCCGTGTCGATAGAGTACAATTTCAGCAAGGGAGCAGTCGGAGGAACTTCTTTCAATCGAGATATGGCGGCCAACAAACCGTGCACTTCTTCCATATTTGACGAGTCAACCTATTTTTGTAGCATGAAAATAAATGTCAGTCACACATTATTGTTTTCAATAGTTTGTAGCTGAAAATGACTCACAATGGTTTTTGGATTTGCTTGATTAGCACTGCTGGTATCAATTTTCGATTTGATGATGTTTACCTCCAGGGTGGTGTTGAGTAGCTGTTGCAATAGTGGGTGATCATTGCTCCCAATGTAACTATGCAACACTTCAAAGGATTCACTTGACAGTTCCAGAATGAAATGGctgtcaagaaaaagaataacacaATTTGATGAAAGAAAACATTGCATCATATTGTAGGTTACCTACCTATTGTTTtcagaacaaaatttttcagccATTTTTCTTAGTTCAGGCACTTTTAAAAAGTTAGACTGGTTTCGAGTATAAAATCCTCTAGCCCCAATCATGTTACCGCTAACATTCATTCTTCTGTACAAGGAAATAAATGCAGGAAAGAGAATTTCAtccaattcaattttgatGTTATCTTCCAATGAGTCCACCCATGCTTTCAACCTGTAACAGGCACCATCAAATTCTATGAATCTTTAGCacgaaaaaaaactgaatctCATTACTTTAAAAACTGAAGCTCAGCTTCCTGCTCAGTTAGGTTGAAATTTTGAACTGAAATGATCCTTTGAGGCCATGTTGCTGAATTTTCGAACTGTTCAGTGCtctgtttcaatttcaatttgttctttttgagAAAATCTGAGTCCTGTGTAGCAAAGAGTGAAATCATTAAGGAAAAGTATGATTACAGAATGAATCAATTTACAGTGAAATTTCGCCTAGAAAGGTGTATCCCGGCAGCAGTTATAATTCCATCATGTTTGGAGGTTTTCATGTTTTCTCAAAAAATATGAACGTTTTAAGTCATTAAGTTCTTTAGGGCACCGGGAGCTCACTTCTGAATCTACACTCTACAGTCAACCAAAACAACTCTTGGTTGGGTTTCCATGACAACTCCAGGCAAAGCTGCCATTTGGCAATCTAATATTAAGGAATGAAACAGTTCAAGAACTATCCACCGTAGACAACAGAAAATGATTAATATTTACGTAAATATATTATAGTATTACATAATAAAGTTAGTTGGGAGAATTTTCTTGTAAAAGTTAAAACGATTGCAAATCGATTGGAGAAGGTAGGGAGCCCTATCGTCTGCTCATAGAAACAGGTCAGTGCGATTCTAGACACGGAGCAAAGCAGTCGTGAACGGGAGAAAGCGCAGTAAGAGTCCTTTGTATACATTTCTCCTAGTTTAAGTCGATTCCAAACTTTCTTATTGATTGTGGATTGCGTGAGCTTGAAGAGCACGATTGAATACATGTTAGAATATTTTTCAGAGGAAGATTCGCTTTAGTTTCTGTTGATATTCTTGTACTTTGGAGCTGTTGTGTTTAAAGTGAGAACCTGCTCGAGCTATGGGGACTATCGGGAGTAGTATAACCTTGGGAGTTGGGAAATCGTATTTCTTTAACCCATGAAAGTGCGTAAAAGCACAGCAACGTCGAACAAGAATCATCTGAAAGTGACCTGTTTTTCCCTTTAAAATAATGTGTCCCAGTTTTTTAAGTATTGACTTTTCATCGAGTGACAAAGACCCTGGTGCGCAACTGTTTATCCCGCAGCAAATGCACAAcaaacccccttttttcacACAGCAACTGATAAAAATAGGAATCGATATCGCAGGAAAATACCCACTCGGAATATCACTgatatttcatgtttttttaaatttgaatacgtggtgttttttattttaaacgacCCCCGCAGTAACAAAGAACTGGTTTTGGCAGCTGGCACATGGGTGAGACCTCCCCCAGAAAAATGTTCCCTTTAAACGATGACGAGGTGCGCATCAGCTGATCCGCTGTTGCTGCCCTCTCGTCTTTGTTTCTCTTCAGCCCCCGTGCCGCACATGCACAGGGCCAGTTATTTTGCCCCGAGCCGTTGTGGACCCAAACTGCTGATCTCTTGCTTCATCGTCGAGGCCCTCAAACCAAACAGTCGAGGACATCAGCAGCTTTAAGCTATTGTATGTTCGTTTCCTGCTGCTTCTCTACTGTTTGTTGCCtcctaaaataaaatttaaaaaaagccaagggtagaagagagaaagaaaatcaatggCCCTATTATCAATCCCGGATACAAGGGCTGCAGTTGCTAAGGCGACCAACTTACCGTTATTAAGAGACTGACaccttgtttttttcccctccgaACAATCGAGCATTAATAGTTAAGAACTCACGGTGAGTCGATTTAATCGAAAGTTGAAGTAAAGAGAAAGTTTTTGCAGAAGCGACAAACCCATAGTTTTGCATTATTAAGTCCGTTCCTATCAACCccgatattcttttttaaacagaTTCCCGTGAACGTGAAGGCTACTCAGTAATTAAAAGGCtattagaaaatgtttttggtcATTGCTATCGACTAGGTTGATAAGATTCTGTTCACGTGGGACTCACgccgtatttttgttttcatttttctgttgaCGAAGCTCGACTTGTTTCTGTTTTGGCCTCGGGATTGGGTGAGGTAATCAGTAGCAGAGCGACGACAATCGTCTCCAAACTCCGCCTTTTCACCTTTTGGATTCCAAAAGAGGCGGAGCTACCCACAGCTGTGGaattgggaaaacaaaaaccgaATAGACGCGCAACGTAATCACGTGAGTTGTTGGCATCAGGTTCGTTCAACTTCACCAAGGGAAAGGAGGCCTAGTGTTTGCCAacaactgctgctgcagtCAACGCAATCCCACAATTTAGTCGCTCTCCCTAGAAACTGGGGATCTGGGTGTAGAGGGGCCAAAGATCGTACACGAACCCCGGGACGTGggccttttaaaaaaggaaaaaagagagagagacaccgAGGACGAACCGAAAATAGTCGACCGACGAATTTGGTGCTAGCAAGCAAAGGATGATAAAAGCCTTGAACGGTGGAGAGAAAGGAaggaattgaagaagaagaagaagaaggagggagAACGAATGATTACTTTGTGCCAAAAAGTATAGAGAGAAATTAGGTTTGTCTCTCTCgttctctctccctttctaTTTGGTTGTCGGCACGAATAAGAAATGGTGCTGGTTTCCGCTCGGTCAAAGATAACAGCTGCGACTTTCCTTCCAACCTGaagcagaacaaaaaaaaagatggatttATTGAGGATAATGGGTAGAGCGGGGGAGAGAGTTACGTCACTGGAGCGTCCATGGgcgtcgttttttttatttttatttttattcaatcaaTGCCACCTAGCGGTCGTTTCATCTCCATCCAATTATAAGCGATATCCGGACTGATCTTGTTGCCTATTTGACATTTACCAAcaccaaaacaacaaaatctgTTTTGTCGACAATTTAATTCATAGGAATTGGCATATTTTAAcaggatgttttttttttttctttcctcatcTCCTATTTCTGCGATTACGGCCGAGTTGAACGCCATTATTCTACTGCGGTCGTGCatgagcaaacaaaaaagctaGTTAACGTGacgtcaacaaaaaaagaaaaaaacttgggcTGTTGCCCAGAAAACTTCCCTACGTTGTTATTATTGTTGGGCGGAAGACTCTTGATACCCGAGCTTTTTCATCCGTAAAATCCCACAACAATTGAacgaataaattattttctccGCTTGCAGTAAGCCAACTGCGCCATTtctaacaaaaaatcaaacaaacggAGGTCATTGCCTTTTGCCCATTTACGGTTATCTACTTTTTGATGGTAGCAAAAAAGTGATGATGCGAAAAACCAACACGTAGTCTGGCCCCAAATGATTCCTTTAAATGTGTCTGTAGGGACGATGTGTTGCAATTCACGTACTTAATaacggcttggtttcgtttaCAGGTGGACTGGTCATGTATGGAATTCGGCAACCCggttatttgttttcaaaggtTTTCGTTGTCGTCCAAACTTGACGATAGCGCGATCGGTCTCGACTCGACTGCGGCTGCTTTCAACATCAATCCATCGGCCAGTCGATCGTGTGAATTGTCCAACCGAGTAGTGATTGCGGATTAGACACAGagacttttgtttttcctttttctgtttttttggtggaaagaaaattgatcGAGAGAGTTGGGAGAGAAGTTTCGCCGGGAATACGAGAATGCATGCAAGGCTAGCTGAAGAGAACGAGCCGGACCCGCTGGATGTCTTTTGCGACCTGGGCACGCTCATATTAGAAGCCCGTGTGCCAGGCCGTGGTGACAGCGGGCGCGGCTACGGAGAGGGACCGCACTGTCCCCCTTATTTCAGTCATGCCCAaattagtagtagtagtagtagcaacaaccataataacaacaacattcaTCACAGCAATAATGGGAGCCGACCTGGACAGCATGTCTGCTCGCCCGACAAGCTCCACTGTCAGAGATTCCAGTCCCTTCGCAAACACGCTTGCCTGTTGGGAAAGAACGGAGTGCCGCTGTGCGTTGAGGTATACGACTAGTAGAAACTCGATCTAAAATAAAcgacagaaagaaagaaaacaacaactctGACCTTGTAGGTTTTGGTGGGGCCCGAATGCAGTCACGGTTCGCAGCGAGCCAAACAAGTTGAAGTAACCTGCACGCCCCATCCAGACTTTCTCCTCCTGGAACGTTGGACTGTTACGTGCTCGCCCAAAAAGTATGCTcctggtttttcttttagtcaAGTCACGAAACTCTTGTGATGACGACGGTAAAGTAGAAATCACCGGCGTCATCGACTTGTTTGCTGAGGAGTTTTTGCACGTGTaaccatttgttttctttccgtattatttatttatccagGGATGGAGAAGCCAGTATTGCTGGCATCTGTTTGGTCCAGGCTGTCCGctcttttctccatttttcgcAGCTGAGTGCCTGGTTGAACAAGAGCAGCGGATCTCGACCCCAGCAGCTGCTCTATCGAGTTACCATGCCCGGCCAGGCTTTCGCTTCGAAATTCGTATCGAAACCAGTCGACCATCACTTCCCTTTGGCACACGTTGGACGACTTGCTACACACGCAATCAAAGTCCGATTCTCTCAttacttttttggtttttcactCGGAATTTGGATTAaccataattatttttctctcgtggGTTTAGGTTTCCGTCAGTTCGCTTCCTCGGACGGATGTAATTCCACATGTTCATTGTGGCAAGTGTCGCTTTATCACGCCCAAGCAGAATGCGGATGTGGGCCAGCGACAGTTGCAACAAAAGCAGGACAGCAGCAGTTGTCTAGGGGAAGGTCTCCTGGATCTGCCTCCAGCTCAGTTACGCTTACAGCGCCTACAGCGTTCCCGATCGCGATCCAGTTCGCCTTCGTTACAATCCGTCAGGCAACTTGTTCATCCGACGACACACAGGGCCCAACCGCCGCCACCCTCTAGTGGCGTTGCCAAGAAACTTGTGGATGA
This sequence is a window from Daphnia pulicaria isolate SC F1-1A chromosome 7, SC_F0-13Bv2, whole genome shotgun sequence. Protein-coding genes within it:
- the LOC124348946 gene encoding TAF5-like RNA polymerase II p300/CBP-associated factor-associated factor 65 kDa subunit 5L; protein product: MKTSKHDGIITAAGIHLSRRNFTDSDFLKKNKLKLKQSTEQFENSATWPQRIISVQNFNLTEQEAELQFLKLKAWVDSLEDNIKIELDEILFPAFISLYRRMNVSGNMIGARGFYTRNQSNFLKVPELRKMAEKFCSENNSHFILELSSESFEVLHSYIGSNDHPLLQQLLNTTLEVNIIKSKIDTSSANQANPKTIVDSSNMEEVHGLLAAISRLKEVPPTAPLLKLYSIDTGQRKMSAASASPCENYLSCGFQDSSVAIWDVKKLRSPSKSDLTRLDLSEACAISIYHPATSAPLPTESDSSVSVCLGHSGSVYATQFTPTNSHVLSCSDDTTLRLWEISSMENVFVYRGHTYPVWDVNISQNGQFFASASQDRTAKIWMFDRTYPLRILAGHTADVDCVTFHPNGLYLATGSADSCVRMWNVAEGKTVRILVGHCGTVLSVAFSPCGTLLASAGEDHRVIVWDVAAGRILHDYNGHQYVVHGLVWISEHVLCSYSADGNIRVWNVAHPSTSSLTPASQLQQQELASYQVASPAKIVHLGRGNRDSLVCIAASD